GAGCTGCTCGATCTCGGCGAGCTGCTCGCGCAGCAGGGCCGCCTCGGCCGCCCGCCGGTCGCGGTTCTCGGTGAGCTCGGCGATCTCGGCATCCAGTTCGCGCCAGGCCCGGAAGCTCTCCTGGTAGCGGCTGAGCGCCTCGGCGACCCTCTCACCGCCGAAGCGGTCGAGCGCATCGCGCTGCGCGGCGGCGGAGCGCAGCCGCAGCTGGTCGGACTGCCCGTGCACGACCACGAGCTCGTCGGCGAGGGCCGAGAGCACGCCGGCAGGTGCGGCGCGACCGCCGACGCTCGCACGGCTGCGTCCCTCGGCGCTCAGGGTGCGCGAGACGTACAGCTCGGCGGCGTCGCCTGCAGGCTCGAGCTCGCCCCCGGCATCCGCCACGATGTCGGCGACCGGCCCCTGCTGCGGAACCAGCCACACCCCGGCGACCGAGGCCTGGGCGGCGCCGGCGCGCACCGCCGACGAGTCGGCGCGCGCGCCGAGCAGCAGGCCGAGGCCCGTGACGACCATGGTCTTGCCCGCTCCGGTCTCGCCGGTGACCGCGGTGAACCCGGGGCCGAGCGGCAGCACGGCGTCGTCGATGACGCCGAGACCGCGGATGCGCATCTCGTCGATCATGACGCTCCTCGCCATCCGGCGACGGGCAGGTGGAACTTGCGCACCAGACGGTTGGTGAACGCGGTCGGATGCAGTCGCGCGAGCCGCACGGGCCGCGAGGAGCGGCGCACGATCACGCGCGCGCCCGGCGGCAGGTCGTGCGAGCGGCGGCCGTCGCACCACAGGATGCCGGCGCCGAGGGTGCGCTCGAGCATCTCGATCGCGACCGTCGCCTCCGGGCCGACCACGAGCGGCTTGGCGAACAGGGCGTGCGCCGAGAGCGGCACGAGAGCGATGGCCTCGACCGTGGGCCAGATCACCGGCCCGCCGGCGGAGAAGTTGTAGGCGGTCGATCCGGTGGGGGTCGACACGACCATGCCATCGCATCCGAAGGTCGACAGCGGGCGGCCGTCGATCTCGATGACGACCTCGATCATGCGCTCGCGACTGGCCTTCTCGACGGTCGCCTCGTTCAGCGCCCAGGTCTCGTAGACGACGGTGCCGTCGGCATCCTCGACCTGCACCGACAGCGCCAGGCGCTCCTCGACCTCGTAGTCCCGGTCGACGACGCGCCGCACGGCGGCATCCATGTCGTCCCGGTCGATCTCGGCGAGGAATCCGACGTGACCCATGTTGATCCCCAGCACGGGTGCGCCGGACTCGCGCACCAGTTCGGCGGCGCGCAGGATCGTCCCGTCACCGCCGAGGACGATCGCCAGCTCCAGGTCTTCGGGGTCGACATCCTCGCCGAGCATGCTGAGTTCGGCGAAGGCCGGGTCGACGGCTGCGAGTTCGTCGCGGTCGGGCGAGGCGAGCACGGGAACCGCGCCGTCCTCCCGGAGCGCCTCGATGACGCGCAGGGCGGCGACGACGGTGTCCTCTCGCTTCGCGTGGGCGACGACCAGGATCCGGCGCTCGTTCATCGTCCTCCTGCCACGTGTGCGATCTGCTGCGTCCATTCTGTCGGATCCGTCCCGCGGCCGGGCGCGAGGTGCACCAGGTACTCGGCGTTGCCGTGCGTGCCGAGGATCGGCGAGGGCAGGATGCCGAGGATGCCGAGGCCGGCGTCGTGAGCGGCCCACAGCGTGCGCTCGACGGCGTCGACGCGCAGGGTGGGATTGGTGACCAGTCCGCCCTTGACGGCGGTGCGGCCGACCTCGAACTGCGGCTTGATCAGCAGCACCACGTCGCCGTCCGCGGCGACGACGTCGGCGACGGCGGGCAGGACGAGGGCGAGCGAGATGAACGACAGGTCGCCGACGACCAGGTCGGGGCGCGGGCTCTCCCCGGTCGCCTCGGTGAGGGTCGCGGCGGTCATGTGGCGGACGTTGAATCCCTCGACGACCGTGACCCCGGGGTCGGCCGCGACGGAGTCGGCGAGCTGTCCGTGCCCGACGTCGACCGCGAGCACCCGGCGGGCGCCCCGCTCGCGGAGCACCTGGGTGAAGCCGCCCGTGGAGGCGCCCATGTCGAGCGCGAGGCGATCCTGCACGGGTATGCCGAAGCCGTCGAGCGCGGCGATGAGCTTGTGGGCCGCTCGGCTGACGTAGTGGTCGCCGCCGTCTACGGCGATCTCGTCGTCGTCGGTGACCGGGGTCGAGGCCTTGACGACGGGGTGGCCGCCGACGCTCACCAGCCCGTCGGCGATCAGGGCGGCGGCGTGCGTGCGGGAACGAGCGAGCCCGCGCGCGGCGAGGGCGGCGTCGAGTCTCGTCATCGGGGCCCCGGTGCGGCGTCGCGGGCGTCGCCGCGTGGCGTGCTCTCGAGCCGCTTCATGAGCTCGTCGTGCACCGCCCCGTACGCGTCGGCGCGCGCCGCGAGCGGCTGGCCCTCGATGAGCCGCAGCCGGCTCCAGAGCGCGTCGGTCGGCTCATCGCGCGTGTGCTCCATCCGACCACTGTATCCCGGGCAGGGGACGGCTGCGGGGCGACGCTCAGGGCTTGTGGAAAGGATCGGCGTAGAGCTGCTCGGGCACGCGGAACGCGTAGATCGCGAGACCGGTGGCCCAGATCGCCGCAGCACCGGCGCGCAGCAGGTCGATCTGCGAATCGCCGGCGGCGATGATCTGCACGTCGGCGTCGACCACCCGCACCGAGGCGCCGTTGACGGTGAAGACGCCGTTCTTCTCCACGGTCTGCGGATACGGCTCGTGCAGCTCGCGCAGGTCGCTGAGGATGTAGTCGGGACGCGAGCCCTGCGGCGCCGCGAGCACGTGCTTCGGGCGGTCGATGCCGGTGAGCACGAGCGCCGAGGCGATGCCCGCGCGCACGGAGCCCATGATGTCGGTGTCGAGACGGTCGCCCAGGAACAGCGGGCGCTGCGCGCCGAAGCGCTCGACGGCGACCTCGAAGATCGGCTTCTCGGGCTTGCCCGCGACGGTCGAGAGCCGGCCGATCGCGGTGTGCACGGCAGAGACGAGGGTGCCGTTGCCCGGGGCGACGCCGCGCTCGCGCGGGATCGTCCAGTCGGTGTTGGTCGAGATCCAGGGGATGCCGCCCTCGTCCTCGGGCAGCTGCAGCGCGAACGCGGCCTCGGCGAGGTCCGTCCAGGCGACCTCGGGGGCGAAGCCCTGCACGACGGCGGCGGGGGCGTCCTCGGCGCTGCGCGTGACGGTGTAGCCGGCCTTCTGCGCCTCGACGACGAGCCCCTCTCCCCCGACGATGAGAATCGTCGCGGGAGGCGGGACGATGGACGCGAGCAGCCGCATGGCGGCCTGCGGGCTGGTGACCACGTCGTCGGCCGCAACGCTCAGGCCGAGGTCCGTGAGGTGCTCGGCGACGGAGGCGTCGGTGCGTGAGGCGTTGTTGGTGATGTACCCGAGACGCATGGTCTCGGCCGCCCGGTTGAGGTTCTCGACCGCGTGCGGCAGGGCACCGGGGCCGGCGTAGACGACGCCGTCGAGGTCGGCGAGCAGAGCGTCGCGGTCGGTCAGCGGGGTGGATGCCGGCTTCGCGCGGCGGAACAGCGCCATCAGGCCTCGGTCTCCTCGTCTTCCTGTGCGTCGGTGGGGGCTGCGGGTGTCTCAGAGCTCTCCGCGTCGGCGGCTTCGGCCTCCGATTCGTCCTCGAGCTCGTCGAGGTCATCTTCGGGATCAGCGTCGTCGTCGAGTTCAGCGTCGTCGAGCTCAGCGTCGTCGAGCTCGCCATCGTCATCGAGCTCGTCGCCGTCGAAGTCGTCGTCCTCGAGCTCGTGGTCTTCGCTGAGGCTGTCCTCGACGATGATCTCGTCGAACTGACCGTCAAGGCCGAGGGCGGATGCTGCGACCTCTGCGCGCTCATGCCAGAACGCGGCTTCGTCGGTGCGGCCGAGGTCTTCGAGCACCGCTGCGCGTGCCGAGAAGAGCGCGGGGCTCCATTCGAAGGCGCGGTCAGGGTCGAGTTCGGGGATCTCGAGCTCGCCGAGGGCCAGCTCGGTCTCGCCGCGGTCCAGACGCGCGCCGGACATGGCGATCGCGAGGGCGACGCGCACGTCGGGCGTGAGCGCGGCACGGTCCACGCCGCGCCCCTCCTCGAGGGCACGGTCCGGACGGCCGACGCCGCGTTCGCTGTCGACGATGAGGGCGATCATGTCATCCTTGCCGGAGATGCGCCGGTAGGTGCGCAGCTCACGCAGCGCCAGGGCGAAGTCGCCGATGCCGTACGCGGTGATCGCGAGGGTCTCCCGCACGACGGCGATGCGACCGGCACGGCGGGATGCCGCGAGAGCATGCGAGTGAGCGCGCTCGGGGTCCTCGTCGATCAGCTGCGCGGCCATCGCCAGATGACGGGCGGTCTGCTCGGCGTTCTCCTTGCTGAGGGTCTTCAGCTCGTTGCGCGCCGATGGGTGCAGGTCACGTGCGGTGATCTCCTCGGGCAGCGGCGGCTCGGGGATCCGCTCGCGGACGGGCGCGTACTCGTTGTGCGGACGGTCGACGCCACCACGCGGCCGGTCGCGGTACGAGGGGCGCTCACCGGACTGGTCACGATCGCCGTACGAGCGACGCTCGCCCTGCGGGCGGTCGCCACGGTAGGGGCGGTCCCCCTGCGGGCGGTCGCCATAGGGACGACGGTCGCCCTGGGGGCGGTCGCCACGGTAGGGGCGGTCGCCCTGGGGGCGGTCACCGTAGGAGCGACGCTCGCCTTGGGGGCGGTCTCCCTGCGGGCGGTCACCGCGGTACGGACGGTCTCCCTGCGGGCGGTCGCCATAGGGACGACGGTCGCCCTGCGGGCGGTCGCCACGGTAGGGGCGGTCGCCCTGGGGGCGGTCTCCGTGCGGACGACGCTCACCCTGCGGACGGTCGCCGCCACGGTACGGCCGGTCACCCTGCCGGCGGTCACCATACGCGCGGCGCTCACCCTGAGGCCGGTCACCGTACGGGCGGCGCTCACCCTGAGGCCGGTCACCATATGGGCGACGCTCACCCTGCGGGCGGTCGCCACGGTACGGATGGTCTCCCTGCGGGCGGTCCCCATACGGGCGACGCTCACCCTGCGGGCGGTCGCCACGGTACGGCCGGTCACCCTGCGGGCGGTCCCCATACGGGCGACGCTCACCCTGCGGGCGGTCACCACGGTACGGCCGGTCTCCCTGCGGGCGGTCTCCACGGTACGGGCGGTCGCCCTGGGGGCGGTCACCGTAGGGACGGCGGTCTCCCTGAGGGCGGTCACCGCGGTACGGACGGTCCCCCTGCGGACGGTCCCCCTGCCGGCGGTCACCGTAGGGGCGACGCTCACCCGACTGGTTCCTGTCACCGTAAGGGCGATGCTCACCCGACTGGTTCCTGTCGCCATAAGGGCGACGCTCACCGTCTCGTGCGCCCTGGCCGTCGCCGCGACGCGGTGTGCGCGAGGACGAATCCGAGTAGCGCGGCCTGCGATCGGAGCCCGAACGTCGTTCGTGCGCGCCCTCGCCGTCTCGGCGGTTCCGCTGCTCTTCCGACATACTGACTCCCTGTTTGCTTGTTAACGCAAGATGGCCACCCAACCTTGGGTGGCCATCTTGCTTAAGAGAAGTCCGGCGGTGTCCTACTCTCCCACAGGGTCCCCCCTGCAGTACCATCGGCGCTGTGAGGCTTAGCTTCCGGGTTCGGAATGTGACCGGGCGTTTCCCTCACGCTATGGCCGCCGAAACACTATTGACGTGTATCAGGCAACTCACACTGTGCGTGTGGTTGTCGGTTCCCGACCGTACGTCGAGAACCACAAAGTGGACGCGTTCATCTCGCAGAAGAACAAAAGTGTTATCAAGTCATCGGCTTATTAGTACCAGTCAGCTGCACACGTTGCCGTGCTTCCACATCTGGCCTATCAACCCAGTCGTCTGGCTGGGAGCCTCTCCACCCGAAGGTGATGGAAGTCTCATCTTGAGGCCGGCTTCCCGCTTAGATGCTTTCAGCGGTTATCCATCCCGAACGTAGCTAACCAGCGGTGCTCCTGGCGGAACAACTGGCACACCAGAGGTTCGTCCAACCCGGTCCTCTCGTACTAGGGTCAGATCCTCTCAAACTTCCTACGCGCGCAGCGGATAGGGACCGAACTGTCTCACGACGTTCTAAACCCAGCTCGCGTACCGCTTTAATGGGCGAACAGCCCAACCCTTGGGACCTACTCCAGCCCCAGGATGCGACGAGCCGACATCGAGGTGCCAAACCATGCCGTCGATATGGACTCTTGGGCAAGATCAGCCTGTTATCCCCGAGGTACCTTTTATCCGTTGAGCGACAGCGCTTCCACAAGCCACTGCCGGATCACTAGTCCCGACTTTCGTCCCTGCTCGACCTGTCAGTCTCACAGTCAAGCTCCCTTGTGCACTTACACTCGCCACCTGATTGCCAACCAGGTTGAGGGAACCTTTGGGCGCCTCCGTTACTTTTTGGGAGGCAACCGCCCCAGTTAAACTACCCACCAGGCACTGTCCCTGAACCGGATCACGGTTCGAAGTTAGATATCCAGAGTGACCAGAGTGGTATTTCAACAATGACTCCACGAATACTGGCGTATCCGCTTCACAGTCTCCCACCTATCCTACACAAGCCACACCGAACACCAATACCAAGCTGTAGTAAAGGTCACGGGGTCTTTCCGTCCTGCTGCGCGTAACGAGCATCTTTACTCGTAGTGCAATTTCGCCGAGTTCGCGGTTGAGACAGTTGGGAAGTCGTTACGCCATTCGTGCAGGTCGGAACTTACCCGACAAGGAATTTCGCTACCTTAGGATGGTTATAGTTACCACCGCCGTTTACTGGGGCTTAAATTCTCAGCTTCGCCTTGCGGCTAACCGGTCCTCTTAACCTTCCAGCACCGGGCAGGCGTCAGTCCGTATACATCGACTTGCGTCTTCGCACGGACCTGTGTTTTTAGTAAACAGTCGCTACCCACTAGTCTCTGCGGCCACCACACCCTTTTCCCAGCAAGTGGGTATAAGTG
This is a stretch of genomic DNA from Microbacterium sp. YJN-G. It encodes these proteins:
- a CDS encoding NAD kinase, giving the protein MNERRILVVAHAKREDTVVAALRVIEALREDGAVPVLASPDRDELAAVDPAFAELSMLGEDVDPEDLELAIVLGGDGTILRAAELVRESGAPVLGINMGHVGFLAEIDRDDMDAAVRRVVDRDYEVEERLALSVQVEDADGTVVYETWALNEATVEKASRERMIEVVIEIDGRPLSTFGCDGMVVSTPTGSTAYNFSAGGPVIWPTVEAIALVPLSAHALFAKPLVVGPEATVAIEMLERTLGAGILWCDGRRSHDLPPGARVIVRRSSRPVRLARLHPTAFTNRLVRKFHLPVAGWRGAS
- a CDS encoding TlyA family RNA methyltransferase; its protein translation is MTRLDAALAARGLARSRTHAAALIADGLVSVGGHPVVKASTPVTDDDEIAVDGGDHYVSRAAHKLIAALDGFGIPVQDRLALDMGASTGGFTQVLRERGARRVLAVDVGHGQLADSVAADPGVTVVEGFNVRHMTAATLTEATGESPRPDLVVGDLSFISLALVLPAVADVVAADGDVVLLIKPQFEVGRTAVKGGLVTNPTLRVDAVERTLWAAHDAGLGILGILPSPILGTHGNAEYLVHLAPGRGTDPTEWTQQIAHVAGGR
- a CDS encoding HAD-IIA family hydrolase, with the translated sequence MALFRRAKPASTPLTDRDALLADLDGVVYAGPGALPHAVENLNRAAETMRLGYITNNASRTDASVAEHLTDLGLSVAADDVVTSPQAAMRLLASIVPPPATILIVGGEGLVVEAQKAGYTVTRSAEDAPAAVVQGFAPEVAWTDLAEAAFALQLPEDEGGIPWISTNTDWTIPRERGVAPGNGTLVSAVHTAIGRLSTVAGKPEKPIFEVAVERFGAQRPLFLGDRLDTDIMGSVRAGIASALVLTGIDRPKHVLAAPQGSRPDYILSDLRELHEPYPQTVEKNGVFTVNGASVRVVDADVQIIAAGDSQIDLLRAGAAAIWATGLAIYAFRVPEQLYADPFHKP